CATCTGCACTGCTTTCATTTTGTTCAGGGCAGTGCTGAGCATTCACAGTCCATACAGAGTCCAGGCTGCTAAAGCCTTTCAATCATGAAAGCCTCATTTCTGAGTGTGATTCTACAGTGATATAGAGCAATAAGGATCTCAGATCTAAGTATGCAACTGAGATCTTTGGCCCCTTCTATTGAGAATCAGTAAGTTTAAACTAGTTCCCAGAGACTTGTTCCTTGGGACTTATTCTTTTGGGGTCATAAGTTCATCAGCTGTTCCTCTGTCCTGTCTAGTACCTATGTTTGTTGTTGGTTCTACTATTTACTCTTTAAGACAGTGCACAGTGGTTAGAAGCTTTGACATTCTTAAGTTTGTTCCTTCTTGGAAAGTTTTACCTATTATAGATGAGGCTCCCTGGGTTTGACTATCCTTTTCCCTACTCCATCTCCAAACTTGGCCTACCAAATCTCCTTTTATCTTCCCAATGCTATTGTAGTCTTGGTATTTTCTACTTTAATGAGTCTTTGGAAAACCTATGAGTTCTAATGGGGCTAGACTTTCTATAAAGGAATAAGAACAGACTTTGAATGGATATATAGATTCTAAACTTTTGGACCTTTAGTTCTTACCAAGTTAAGGCAACTAAAGTCAGTTATCCCCGACAAAAATCTTAGGCAGGTTAATCTCTGTAAGCCTTAATTTGATCATCTTTAAGGGGAGAATAATAATACATACTTCAAGATATATAGGAGGAATATATTGAAGGAAGAATAATGTTAAtatgtaaaacatttatttaatttggcGAATAAAGCAAAGTTTAATAATCCAATGTTGAtttaatagtattattttttataagataTAAAGGAATTTATTCTGTGCATGGTAGCTAAAGAAATAAGTAGAAGAAACTTTGAAAAGGACTTAATTCCtaatttttaatgtagtttttatttgacTACAGCAATTATTATTATACTAATGGTATATCATGTTGTAATGAGGTTTGGCAGGATAGTATACTTCAACAAAAAACAGATAGCTGTTGTTCAAACCTTGGAGCCCCAGAGTTTAGTAAAGATATATCAGAGATTGTGGGGTGGCCTGATGGACTGAGTGGGAGTTTTCTGAGCAGGACAGGTGAATCAGCAGGGCAGAGAATTCCCATCTTATACATGCTTTATCACACATCTAATAGTGAAGTTCTTATTGTTTTTAGGCTGGGAATTGGgttactctaccactaagccacatccctagccctttgaaaaatttttttttttaatttttatttattttttttattttgagacagggtcttgctaagttgccaggtaACTCTGAGTTACCTAGGTTGGCCTctaatttgtaatcttcctgccttataaattcaaattgatgggattatagtgtaccactgtgcccagctgagaaGTTttgactgtgtgtatgtgtgtgtgtgtgtgtgtgtgtgtgtgtgtatatatatatatataaaacgtgacaaatatatatatgtattttgatattttgtatagattttaaaataccttatttttaaaaagtttgaaatcaTGTGCTCTAGGAACAAATTTCCAGAGTAGAACTATAGTATCCCTGATCTCCAGTCTATGTgctgctcagtaaatattttttgagtaaaagTGATGGAATGCTCTGTAAAGTTACCTTTATAATGCATAGTGTTCATTTTTAGTCTTATCCTCAAACTAGGTTTTATTCAATTATGTGATCATTCCCTAGTAAGCAGATTAAAATTGGGATGTTTTGTTACAGGAAGTTAAAAAgttcttaaagattatttttagtaAGCTGTGAAATATCCTTGTGAAATGCACTCCAGCCATTTGGTGTAATCAAATCTTTTCTTCACTGGACACTTTGGTGATACATATATGTCATTATTCTCCAGGTCTTTCTAGATTTAATGATGGTTAcaatctttctcttaaaaaaaaaaaaaaaaaaagttgaagtatAGTACATGGCATGTAGATCAGTGCCTAGCACTTGCCTGGGCTCAATttctagcaacacacacacatacacacagacacagttgatatataatattctaatttttttccttaaattatacaaatacatacacaaatgAATACCTTTGTCATTTAAATTGTGGAATTGTAAGGGcgaggcaggagtatctcaagttcaaggccaggcttggAAATTAGCAAAACCcttaaaaaggactgtggatgtagcttggtggtagagtgcttacctagtatgtgcaaggccctgggttcaatctccagtactgcaccataaataaaataaaataaattgtaagccaggaaatatgggaaaatattcTAACTTGTTTTAGCATTTGccacacgttttttttttttgggggggggggagggtactgggggttgaactcaggggcactcaaccactaagccacatcctcagccctattttgtattttatttagagacagggtcacactgagttgtttagcgccttgcttttgctgaggctggctttgaactcgtgattctccttcctcagactccctCAGCTGGGATTATATCCTGGCCTGTCATACTTTTATAAGATATAAACTAAGAAATCATAACTTATTTTTCATCTTAGGTTGGATACTTCCTAGGGTTATCTTCTTCCCATTAGTTATATCTGctagtgacatttttaaatgttagcaCACTTACGGAAATTCTTGTTAGACAggcattttgattttaaatttcttttatcttatttctaatttttatttggcatttacttgtttttttttttaatttattacttttaaaaataacgaGAAATAGCCTTTAGGTATTAGTTTGGTGATATATTTTTGAACAGATTTAGATCTCTTATAAGTCTTATTGTATGTCCTTGGTTTTAGTTAGAAATGAGAAGAAACCAAAGATTTTTGTAACCATGGTtgcattttttcagatattttcaatgaattgacatttatttttatttaaattttgataagaTATAAAATGAAACTGATGAAAGACCTCAAATCTTACTTAGTAGAGAGAAAGTTGTCAAGGAAAAAGATATTCTTCCAAATCAAAACTAGAGCATCTCtttatcattgtttattttgttgctgaTATAGACTAAAactaattgtctttttttcttctcagttttaCAGAGTTAATATAAGAGTGGAGGCAACTTTGCTGAAGATGAAGATTATACCATATTAgaagagtttttttctttcaaaagtctTGATTGTTCGGAGGCTTATCTCCAGTTACTGCTTTTAAATCAAGTCTGTTTGCTTCATCAGAAATGTTTTTTACAATCTCAAGAAAAAATATGTCTCAGAAATTGAgtttactgttgcttgtatttgGACTCATTTGGGGATTGATGTTATTGCATTATACTTTTCAACAACCAAGACATCAAAGCAGCGTCAAGTTACGTGAACAAATACTAGATTTAAGCAAAAGATACGTTAAAGCTCTAGCAGAGGAAAATAAGAACACAGTGGATGTTGAGAATGGTGCTTCTATGGCAGGATATGGTAAGATAACCACAGAATATTTCTGGTTTTCTCCTCTTTAGTCTATCCCCATTTAAAGATAGTCATGGAAATAGAACTTATTATTTCATGTAtaagtcttaaaaatatatatcttcatttatttatttgtttatttttatgtggtgctgaggatcgaacccagtgcctcgcatgataggcaagcactctactgctgagccccagcgcCTGTCCCCATGTATAAATCCTTACAAAGTAACTGTTTCTTGACtgtttattaaaattgttttcagatGTACTGAAAAGTAGAGATATATTCATCACCCAGATTTGATAATTATTAACAGTTTGCaacatttgttttgaaaaatattaaaagtaattatagggctggggccatagctcagtagttgaacagttgcctcgcatgtgtgagggtctgggttcagtccttagcaccacataaaaataaacaaaaatatacaaaaaatacatTATAGAAATTGTGACATTTCACCACTAGGTTTGtacctctttaaaaatatacatgtgtaaaaatgtttgtttgtatatgtaaatgtatatattatttattttgagacagggattcaTCAGGTTGTACAGGTTGGCCCAGAACTTGTGATACTGCTAGCTCAGGATcccgagtaactgggattataggtgtgtgccacccccaggttttatttatgtgtgtgtgacatacacacacatatatatatatatatatgtgtatgtatgtatgtatttttaaagtcacctatttaaattattttgaatgtcccaatttttatataaatcatcAGTTGTGTAGAGTTTAAAGTTTATTTATCCCTAAGACACAGGATTTACATTGTTTATTGCCTGGGTTTGTTGTTTATTATCCTGGATTTCTGCTATATTTAAAGCTCCTTTTGCATGCCATATTCTCTTTCTGTGGGGTCAGGGGTGCTAactcagaagaaagagaagaatataGAGCAAACAGAATGGTTCTGATACACTATGTATGTACATGAGTTTGTGGACAATTTCAGTATTTAATTATAAGTTACACTGGCATGTATTTCaagaatcaaaatgtgaaaaaaaaaaaagaatcaaaatgtgTTGATTCTTATAATGAAAAGGGCAGTTTTTCCCATTCTCAGCAGTCCTCAGATTTCCTCTTCCTTGGAGCCacccattaaattttttttcatttatttggggaCTATCTCTATATCCAAATAACATGATGTATGAAccacttcttgattttttttagttataggcatTGTTTGTTAACTTTCTACCATGTAGGGTGAAGatttagctttctttttaatcCCAAAATATATTCTACCCATCCCAAGGTTGCCTTCCCTGACACATGTCTTTTTCCTCCTGATATTTTACCTTCATAATTTTGGTTAGAATAATACTCACTGTTTGCACTGTGACTATTAGTGATATTCATTACTGAGCCATGTGGTACATTATCATATGTTTCCTTTCATGTAAAACTTAATTTTCTTCCTAGAAGTAATAATTacaggtttttgtttctttgcctatttttatatTCCATCTCCCCAGAGTTACTTAAATCTTTTCCTGATGTATTCAGACACATTAGTATTCCATTACTTCCTTTATTTTGAAGGAATCTTTCCTGGCCAGGTATGGTGATACATACCTGCAGTCCCAAGTACTCAGGAGGCAGACACAGCAGGATTGCAGATTTGAGGCCAGTTTGGTAACTGagaaccctgtctcagaataaaaaaaagggttggggatataactcagtggcattATAGCCCctaattcaatctctagtactgccaAAACAAAAGAAGTCTTTCCTGGAGTTTTCTGATCAGCTCAGTTCTGGTCTGAACTGCTTGTTCTCTAGGCTTGAAGCATGAATTGTTCTAAGATCTCACTCGGTCATCATTCTGTATATTCTCTTTACTCCTCTCTTAATGTTGTATCCCCTATTTTCTAGAATTCTATAGCGTCTTCCTGATTTTAGGTTATCCCCTTTCTTGAGAAAGGTATAAGGGAGATAAAgttttgagttccttgtatatcTGGAAAGGTCTTTCCCCCCCTGCAAACCTTCATGCTTAATTGAAAATTTGGCTTGGTAAAGAATACTAGgctgaaaattattttccttaagatTATAAAGACtattctgttttgtgtttttccatCCCATCTTCCATTTTTAAGAATTGAATCCTGTTCTTATTCTTCAGCctttatatataacttattttttgaagcttacatttttaaaaattatttttaattgtagatggatgcaatacctttattttgtttatttttatgtggtgctgaggattgaacccagtgcttcacatgtgctagggaagcactctaccaatgagctacaacaaCAGCCCTGTAGCTTACTTTTTTGAAAGTAAGGTTTTTGTTGCATACTGTTCTGAACTTTCTCAATTATCTGTCTGGATTGGGTATCTTTGTATATATCTTGGGAactcagtttatattttaaaatctgcaacTTATGTCATTTAATTCCaagatatttcttaaattatttatttgattttaaaaaaattttattctaaaattctgTTATTTAGCATTTGGGCTC
This genomic interval from Marmota flaviventris isolate mMarFla1 chromosome 1, mMarFla1.hap1, whole genome shotgun sequence contains the following:
- the Ccdc126 gene encoding coiled-coil domain-containing protein 126 isoform X2, translating into MFFTISRKNMSQKLSLLLLVFGLIWGLMLLHYTFQQPRHQSSVKLREQILDLSKRYVKALAEENKNTVDVENGASMAGYADLKRTIAVLLDDILQRLVKLENKVDYMVVNGSATNTTNGTSGNLVPVTTNKRINASGSIR